In Prosthecochloris marina, a single window of DNA contains:
- a CDS encoding 2,3,4,5-tetrahydropyridine-2,6-dicarboxylate N-succinyltransferase, giving the protein MLLEEVRKSIENLAVLTAPDLRKHADARDVFMEFQSLLNEGKARAAEKKDGCWQANSWVKQGILLGMKLGLLQESTIAFPDGRNWTFVDKDTYPVKQFRKEDGVRVVPGGSSVRDGAYLAPSVVMMPPAYVNVGAYVDAGSMIDSHALVGSCAQVGRNVHLSAAVQVGGVLEPVGAVPVVIEDDVMVGGNCGIYEGTIVGSRAVLGTGVILNGSTPVYDIVHDRVIRKTEDAPLSIPEGAVVVAGSRKIKGSFADEHGLSIYTPVIIKYRDEKTDSATALESALR; this is encoded by the coding sequence ATGCTACTTGAAGAAGTACGAAAAAGTATAGAAAACCTGGCCGTTCTGACGGCTCCCGATTTACGCAAGCATGCCGATGCTCGTGATGTTTTCATGGAGTTCCAATCTCTGTTGAATGAAGGCAAGGCAAGGGCTGCTGAGAAAAAAGATGGCTGCTGGCAGGCAAATTCCTGGGTAAAGCAGGGGATTTTGCTCGGTATGAAGCTGGGATTGTTGCAGGAAAGCACGATAGCGTTTCCCGACGGTCGTAACTGGACTTTTGTCGACAAGGATACCTATCCCGTTAAGCAGTTTCGAAAGGAAGATGGTGTTCGCGTTGTGCCCGGTGGCTCATCCGTTAGGGATGGGGCGTATCTTGCTCCTTCTGTCGTTATGATGCCGCCAGCATATGTCAACGTCGGCGCGTATGTCGATGCAGGCAGTATGATCGACTCTCATGCTCTTGTCGGTAGCTGTGCGCAGGTTGGTCGGAACGTGCATCTCTCCGCTGCGGTTCAGGTCGGCGGTGTACTCGAGCCTGTAGGAGCGGTACCGGTTGTTATTGAGGATGATGTTATGGTGGGAGGAAACTGTGGCATTTATGAGGGTACGATCGTTGGTTCGCGGGCGGTTCTCGGTACCGGGGTTATTCTTAACGGTTCGACACCGGTTTACGATATTGTTCATGATCGTGTTATCAGGAAAACAGAGGACGCACCTCTTTCGATTCCCGAAGGGGCTGTTGTTGTTGCAGGTTCGAGAAAGATCAAAGGTAGCTTTGCCGATGAACATGGTCTTTCTATCTATACTCCTGTGATTATCAAGTATAGGGATGAAAAAACCGATAGTGCTACGGCTCTTGAAAGCGCTTTGCGCTGA
- a CDS encoding S41 family peptidase yields the protein MKLDLVRGMSQKMIPILVILLAFTGTGLKPSDSSEREYFSIAKNIELLGDVYRGVSDNYVDDIDPAEFMYAGIDGMLETLDPYTVFLDKEESLELGELTRGQYAGVGIRISEIAGDVYIVSVFDGAPASQAGLRVGDRIVKVDKHLIEGKELDEVKDFIKGPVGSKVVLSVERYGRRRNKRYTLVRQEVRVNSIRYAGLFGTTGYFEMSSFGNRSADELTRAINDMHAAARLGNRTMNAVILDLRNNPGGLLDVAVDVTGLFVGKGSQVVSTRGRDLESEVSYRTAKEPVVKGLPLVVLINGNSASASEIVAGAIQELDRGVVIGDRSFGKGLVQSVVRLPFDCALKLTTAKYYTPSGRLIQKEHDWTDGSRDVLKEETKGNDETVYYTVNKRKVYGGGGILPDIEVEADTLGDYEASLRKDGMLFRYANKYRASNDSLPEAGIDRKFLMQDFDSFLKNEGFVYQTEPALLLKEVKRAIEEEPEENTSGTIDTLIASLHNEVERLAEKGKSNESETIALALEQEIMRHFDEEAARRSMIEGDPVVKKALAILKDSREYRGILSP from the coding sequence ATGAAACTCGACCTCGTTAGGGGCATGTCGCAAAAGATGATCCCGATTCTCGTTATTCTGCTCGCTTTTACGGGAACAGGTCTCAAACCTTCGGACAGTTCTGAGCGCGAGTATTTTTCCATTGCCAAGAACATAGAGCTTCTCGGCGATGTCTATCGGGGGGTATCTGACAATTATGTGGACGATATCGATCCTGCAGAGTTCATGTATGCGGGCATTGACGGTATGCTTGAAACGCTTGATCCTTATACGGTGTTTCTTGATAAGGAAGAATCGCTCGAGCTTGGAGAGTTGACCAGGGGTCAATATGCGGGGGTCGGTATCAGAATTTCCGAGATCGCAGGTGATGTATATATCGTTTCGGTTTTCGACGGTGCTCCAGCATCGCAGGCCGGGCTGCGTGTCGGTGACCGGATTGTAAAAGTCGATAAACATCTTATTGAAGGAAAAGAGCTCGATGAGGTGAAAGACTTTATCAAGGGGCCTGTCGGAAGCAAGGTTGTTCTGTCCGTAGAGCGGTACGGTCGGAGGAGGAACAAGCGCTACACTCTTGTCCGTCAGGAAGTGAGGGTGAACAGCATACGCTATGCCGGGCTTTTCGGAACCACCGGTTATTTCGAAATGAGTTCTTTCGGTAACCGAAGCGCGGATGAGCTTACCCGGGCTATCAATGATATGCATGCTGCTGCCAGATTGGGAAATCGTACCATGAATGCGGTGATTCTTGATTTGCGTAACAACCCGGGTGGGCTTTTGGATGTGGCGGTTGACGTAACCGGGCTTTTCGTCGGCAAAGGAAGTCAGGTTGTTTCTACAAGGGGGCGTGATCTGGAAAGCGAGGTAAGTTATCGAACGGCAAAAGAACCTGTTGTGAAGGGATTGCCTCTGGTTGTTTTAATAAATGGTAACAGTGCATCCGCTTCGGAGATCGTTGCGGGAGCGATTCAGGAACTTGATCGTGGTGTGGTTATCGGTGATCGTTCTTTCGGGAAAGGGCTTGTGCAGTCGGTGGTACGTTTGCCTTTCGATTGTGCCCTGAAACTGACAACTGCAAAATACTATACTCCTTCGGGTCGCCTTATCCAGAAAGAGCATGACTGGACGGATGGCTCTCGTGATGTTCTCAAAGAAGAAACAAAGGGGAATGATGAAACGGTTTATTATACCGTGAACAAGCGGAAAGTGTATGGAGGGGGAGGTATTCTTCCCGATATCGAGGTGGAGGCTGATACATTGGGGGATTACGAGGCATCGCTGCGCAAGGATGGGATGCTGTTCCGTTATGCGAACAAGTACAGGGCTTCAAATGACAGCTTGCCGGAAGCCGGTATTGACAGAAAATTCCTGATGCAGGATTTTGACAGTTTTTTGAAAAATGAAGGATTTGTCTATCAAACCGAGCCTGCACTTTTGCTGAAAGAAGTTAAGAGAGCTATCGAGGAAGAACCGGAAGAGAACACGTCAGGAACGATCGACACACTTATAGCTTCGCTGCATAACGAGGTGGAACGCCTTGCAGAAAAGGGAAAATCCAACGAATCGGAAACGATTGCTCTTGCTCTTGAGCAAGAGATCATGCGTCACTTTGACGAAGAAGCCGCTCGAAGAAGCATGATCGAGGGTGATCCAGTCGTTAAAAAGGCTCTCGCCATTCTTAAGGATTCCAGAGAGTACCGCGGTATTCTCAGTCCGTAG
- a CDS encoding DUF2499 domain-containing protein produces MLLSLPNWLIHISSSLEWGIAAFLMYRYGEMIGRKDLKRLGLFMIPHWIGSWFVLAYHVSGDDIPILLDLSETVNLLGSIALLYASIGILKTIESRNITNIMAISGMFLISGRPQSYMGEDVFDLILQISSVVYISFLVTLILIKKKDPHILSGLTIAGFWFVLIFISVTVFFMYLSTEVRGFPTLSHDDLLHGSAESLLTISNLMIVLGIHRQIKRVEKGNL; encoded by the coding sequence ATGCTCCTCTCACTACCGAACTGGCTCATCCATATATCCTCTTCCCTCGAATGGGGAATAGCCGCATTTCTGATGTACCGTTACGGAGAGATGATCGGCCGTAAAGACTTGAAACGTTTAGGACTTTTCATGATTCCACACTGGATAGGAAGCTGGTTCGTGCTTGCCTACCATGTCAGTGGTGATGATATTCCGATACTGCTCGACCTTTCGGAAACCGTCAACCTTCTGGGAAGTATCGCGCTGCTGTACGCATCGATTGGAATTCTCAAAACCATCGAATCCCGAAACATCACCAACATCATGGCAATCTCAGGCATGTTTCTTATTTCGGGAAGACCTCAATCCTACATGGGTGAGGATGTTTTCGATCTCATCCTCCAAATCTCCAGCGTGGTATATATCAGCTTTCTGGTAACCCTGATTCTGATCAAAAAAAAGGATCCCCATATTTTATCGGGTCTCACGATCGCCGGCTTTTGGTTTGTGCTGATATTCATCAGTGTGACGGTATTCTTCATGTACCTCTCTACAGAGGTTCGCGGATTTCCAACGCTGTCACATGATGATCTTCTGCACGGCAGCGCGGAAAGTCTGCTTACCATAAGCAACCTGATGATCGTTCTCGGAATCCATCGCCAGATCAAACGCGTCGAGAAGGGGAACCTGTAA